The Rhinoderma darwinii isolate aRhiDar2 chromosome 11, aRhiDar2.hap1, whole genome shotgun sequence genome window below encodes:
- the LOC142663346 gene encoding uncharacterized protein LOC142663346 encodes MIKNTLEKCLMLSSDCNIDNDKPAHNSPGHYPISHNITDSHNGRIAHGSGDKYQCSECGKCFTQNGSLNVHKRIHTGEKPFSCSECGKLFMRKSDLVRHYRVHTGEKPFVCSECGKCFSQKSKLVSHQRTHTGEILFPCPECGRCFTNRAILATHLKFHSGENPFQCSDCGTCFQYKSYLVKHQIIHTKTKPFSCSECGKYLTNKGALIYHLRTHTGEKPFSCSECGRCFTSKGHLVTHKRTHTGEKPFSCAKCGKLFARKADMAIHQMMHSIEEPFSCSN; translated from the coding sequence ATGATCAAGAATACACTGGAGAAATGTCTCATGTTGTCTTCTGATTGTAACATAGACAATGACAAGCCCGCACACAATTCTCCAGGACATTACCCCATTTCTCACAATATAACAGACTCCCATAATGGTAGAATAGCCCATGGAAGTGGTGACAAGTATCAGTGCTCTGAATGCGGGAAATGTTTTACCCAAAACGGGTCTCTTAACGTCCATAAAAGAatccacacaggggagaaaccctTCTCTTGTTCAGAATGCGGAAAATTGTTTATGCGTAAATCTGACCTGGTTAGACATTACCGAGTTCACACTGGAGAAAAGCCCTTTGTATGTTCAGAGTGTGGGAAGTGTTTCAGTCAAAAGTCAAAGCTGGTAAGTCATCAACGTACCCACACTGGTGAAATCCTCTTCCCATGTCCCGagtgtggaagatgttttacaaaTCGAGCTATACTTGCAACACATCTGAAATTTCACTCAGGAGAGAACCCATTTCAGTGTTCCGATTGTGGGACGTGTTTTCAGTACAAATCGTATCTTGTTAAACATCAAATAATTCACACCAAGACAAAACCCTTTTCTTGTTCGGAGTGTGGAAAATATTTAACCAACAAGGGCGCCCTCATCTATCACTTGAGGAcacacacaggggagaaaccttTCTCCTGTTCTGAATGTGGGCGATGTTTTACAAGTAAAGGACACCTTGTCACTCATAAGCGGacccacacaggggagaagccattttcatgtgcaAAATGTGGGAAACTTTTTGCCCGTAAGGCAGACATGGCGATACATCAAATGATGCACTCAATCGAGGAGCCGTTTTCATGCTCCAACTGA